The DNA segment GATGTACACGAAGCCCTTGAACGTCCAGGCCTTCGTGCCGCCCTCCACCACGGCCACGTAGATGTACGCGCCGTTCCGGAGGTTCCCGCCGTCCCAGGTCACCGACGCCGTGTTCTCGCCGGAGATCTCCGCCACTTTCGCACCGGTGAGGTCGTAGATGGTGATGGTGATCTTCTCCGCCACGGCGCCAGCCGGCTCAGCCTGGATGGTGAACGTGGTGGACGTCTGGAACGGGTTCGGGGAGATGGTGATCCCCGCCACGTTCGAAAGGGCCTTGGCCACCACCGTGGCCTGACCCTGGGCCGTGCGGGTCGTCATGTACGGGTCAGTGTATTTCGCGGTGATCGTTCCGAGCTTAACCGTCTCGGGGAGGACGTAGGTGACCCGGAACTTCCCGGGCTGGCCGGCCACGGCCTCGAGCTTGTTCCAGCTCGTGATGACCTCGCCGTCCTTATCGAGAAGCACCAGGACGTTCGTGCCCACGATCTCCGCCGCACCGGCGTACTGCTCGTCCGTCACGGTGATCGTCACCGTGTCGCCCGGGTAGTACGTGGTCTTGTCAAAGACCACGGAGAGTTGCACCGTGGGCGGGGTCACCGCACCGGCGCCGCCCAGGGACACCTTGATAGAGATGATGGAGATGTCGGAGTGGTTGGACGGATCCTGGTAGAAGGCCATGATCGTGTCCCCGCCGGAGGAGTCAAGGCCACCCTCGCCCACCGGCACGCACACCGTGGACCGGAACACGCCGGAACCAACCGCGGTCTCGCGGAGATCCATCCGCTCCCACGTCCCCTTCTGCGCGTTCCACATGAAGACCTTCACCGTCTCGGCGATGCCAGAGATGGAGTCATCCTTATTGGTGTCGGTAGTGGTCTGGGGCCGTCCCAAATACGGATCGTTTTGCACCGCGCCCTTCGGGGTCATCACGTCGGATTCGCCGGAGTCAGAACCCGCGGCATTCTTACCGCCCATCCACCAGATCGGCGCGGAGTCTTCGTTGGCGTCTGCCTCGTTGTTATCCTCTGCCGTGGACGAACCAATGGCAGAAGTTTTCGTTCGATCGCCATCGTCGCCGGAGTAGGCGTCCTTGTTCCAGCCGCCGAAGATGAGCTCGCGCAGGAGCGGGTCCTCGTTCTGATCGAGGTCCGTGACCTCAAGGTAGAGGCTTCCGGACACCGGGATCTCCGTGACCGGCTTGTACTCGCCATCCAGGAACCGCATGTGGTGCGTGGTCCCATCGAAGACCTGGAAGTCATACACCTTCACCTTGGCGAACGACACGTCCCACTCCTGGTTCCGAGCCGCGTCCGCGATCTTGGGCGGGAAGTTTTCATTCGGGTTCCCGTCGCCCAGCTTGTTGAGGTCGGCCGACTCGTAGTCCACGGAGTTGTAGCGCACGAAGATCGTGTCCTCGTTGAAGGCCTGGACCCGCCAGTCATCAAACACAAGCTGGTAGCCATTCACCGCGTCCCACACCGGCTCAAGACGGATCCCCGACATGGTGAAGAAGATCCCGGAGTTGTTGGAGATCTCGTCGATCACGATGTACTCACTGTCGTCCTCGTTGTGCGGGTCGCAGATGTGCACCACCACTTTGTCCTGGCAGCAGGCGTTCACGTTGGCGTCAGCATCGTAGACGCGGACATAAAGCCCACCATGCCCGATCTTCACCTCGGACACCGGGACTCCATTGGCATCGGTGAGGAACACCTGGGACGCGTACTTGTTGGAGGTCACGTTGATCGTGGCAAGGTCCATGTCGTCAAAGTCGTTGGGGTCGATGTAGTAGAAGGCGATGGTGAAGTAGTTCCCGAACTCCTTAAAGCCCAGGGCCTTCTGGAGCTCCTCGGTGTTCCCGAAGTTGAACTCGAATACGCCGGAGTCCACCGCCGTCTCCGCGGCGAAGAACAACACGCGGCCAACGGTCTTGCCAGTCTCAAGCCACGCGCTCGGATACTGGATGAAGCGGGAGTTGATAGTCCAACCACCACCCCTTGTGGGCTCGTCATAGATGTTGTACCAGCGGATGGGCTTGTTGAGATCCGAGTTGCTCTCCGGATCGTATCCGCCGCGCAGCATGAGGGAGCAGAAGTTGTTGATAGCCGAGGTCTGGGGGTTCCAGCTTCCGGGGTTGACGATGACGAAGAACGGAACGTACTCGATCTCGTTGCAGTTCAGGTTCTCATCGGGGTCCTCGATGCGGACGATGATGTTCTCGCAGGCCGGGCCGCACCCGTAGGAGATGACCTTCGGCGTCACCGAAAGCTTCCCCACCGTGTCCACGATCTTCACCTGGTCCTGGTCGATGTTCATGGCGTCGGTATCATCGGCCACGATGAGGATCAACGTGTCGTTGTTCTCGAGC comes from the Methanomassiliicoccales archaeon genome and includes:
- a CDS encoding T9SS type A sorting domain-containing protein, with amino-acid sequence MKRIGLVGLVLAAMVFGTMALAFDAYFSDAAGNKLGTVWEGQQIYIAVKDPEKGACGIDEFSADLVIFDFKTGAYIKKDNQYFRELGGIGSGLYFWVDKSGSNTKVSVPVGWRADFTSFPYGMTHVLQPSNVTHWEEGAWEYVDENVLDGDPIDLTGGLPVTVSVNKLPREKRTARVDFEGLDIRGRTEGDLTEIKGRLENNDTLILIVADDTDAMNIDQDQVKIVDTVGKLSVTPKVISYGCGPACENIIVRIEDPDENLNCNEIEYVPFFVIVNPGSWNPQTSAINNFCSLMLRGGYDPESNSDLNKPIRWYNIYDEPTRGGGWTINSRFIQYPSAWLETGKTVGRVLFFAAETAVDSGVFEFNFGNTEELQKALGFKEFGNYFTIAFYYIDPNDFDDMDLATINVTSNKYASQVFLTDANGVPVSEVKIGHGGLYVRVYDADANVNACCQDKVVVHICDPHNEDDSEYIVIDEISNNSGIFFTMSGIRLEPVWDAVNGYQLVFDDWRVQAFNEDTIFVRYNSVDYESADLNKLGDGNPNENFPPKIADAARNQEWDVSFAKVKVYDFQVFDGTTHHMRFLDGEYKPVTEIPVSGSLYLEVTDLDQNEDPLLRELIFGGWNKDAYSGDDGDRTKTSAIGSSTAEDNNEADANEDSAPIWWMGGKNAAGSDSGESDVMTPKGAVQNDPYLGRPQTTTDTNKDDSISGIAETVKVFMWNAQKGTWERMDLRETAVGSGVFRSTVCVPVGEGGLDSSGGDTIMAFYQDPSNHSDISIISIKVSLGGAGAVTPPTVQLSVVFDKTTYYPGDTVTITVTDEQYAGAAEIVGTNVLVLLDKDGEVITSWNKLEAVAGQPGKFRVTYVLPETVKLGTITAKYTDPYMTTRTAQGQATVVAKALSNVAGITISPNPFQTSTTFTIQAEPAGAVAEKITITIYDLTGAKVAEISGENTASVTWDGGNLRNGAYIYVAVVEGGTKAWTFKGFVYI